The following coding sequences lie in one Rutidosis leptorrhynchoides isolate AG116_Rl617_1_P2 chromosome 4, CSIRO_AGI_Rlap_v1, whole genome shotgun sequence genomic window:
- the LOC139842062 gene encoding uncharacterized protein: MLPTDEKEARKVRMKVPMYTLVDGALYRKSFLRPSLLCIGPNQAKKVEVHEGYCTLHSGYRTIAAKVMRIGYYWPTIHKDAAEVMRTCQSCQQHAPINRAPRHPMIPITAAWPFCKWAIDIVSPIIA; encoded by the coding sequence ATGCTCCCTACAGACGAAAAGGAAGCAAGAAAGGTACGCATGAAGGTGCCCATGTACACTTTGGTGGATGGAGCTCTTTACAGAAAGTCGTTCCTTAGACCGAGCCTGCTATGTATTGGTCCAAATCAAGCGAAAAAAGTAGAAGTCCATGAAGGGTATTGCACTTTGCACTCTGGCTATCGGACTATAGCAGCAAAGGTTATGCGCATTGGGTATTACTGGCCCACCATTCACAAAGATGCAGCTGAGGTCATGAGAACATGTCAATCATGTCAACAACACGCGCCCATCAATAGAGCACCGCGACATCCTATGATACCAATAACGGCAGCTTGGCCATTCTGCAAGTGGGCCATCGACATTGTCAGCCCAATTATCGCGTGA